In Cytophagia bacterium CHB2, the DNA window CGATAACCTCGGAATCCATCACATCCTCTACCTGTGTCGTGCCGGCGATAGTGCTGTCAAAGCGATCGACCGGACTGGCTTCGGCCATGTCCAGCGCTTTGCCTTCCGGCATGCCGGAAACAATATCAACCAGCACGATGTCGCCGAGCCGTTTTTGTGCGAGCAGCAACGCCGTGGTCGCGCCGACGTTGCCTGCGCCGACAACGGAAATTTTCATAAAAGCTGCGCTCCCTTCAAAAAACGACCGCCACCCGCCTGGCGGCTTTAAGGATCGACGATTAAATAACTTTCCCAATCTCCAACCGCGAATAGACGCGAATCCTCGCGAATTAAAAAGCATTAGCGGCCATTTAGCGGTTTAAAGAAAATGCGTAAGTTATTTGAATGACGATCCTAAGGTGCTCCTCAGTTCCGGCTGGCCATCACACGCGCCAGTGCAGCTTTCAATTCCGACAAATCCGAAGACTTGGTGACAAAGGCATCTGCGCCCCACAAATGGAAGTTATTGCGCAACTGGCCGTAAGCGGTGTTGATAATAATGGGAACATGACGCTGCTTTGCCAGGATTTCATCAAGCAGGTCAATGCCCCAATGATCCCACAGCCGGAGGTCCAATACGACGGCGTCTATCTTTTCCTGTTCCAGCTTTGCAAGGGCTTCTGCTTCCGATTCGGTCAGAACCACATCATAACCTTCACTTCCCAGCTCATGGCGATAGAGCAGGCGTAGATTGGCCTCGTCATCAATTACCATGACGCGTGCCATGAGAGTG includes these proteins:
- a CDS encoding response regulator, translating into MARVMVIDDEANLRLLYRHELGSEGYDVVLTESEAEALAKLEQEKIDAVVLDLRLWDHWGIDLLDEILAKQRHVPIIINTAYGQLRNNFHLWGADAFVTKSSDLSELKAALARVMASRN